The Catenulispora sp. GP43 nucleotide sequence GGATCCAGCCGATCTTCTCCTCGGTGGCCGCCGCGGTGATGCTGGGCGCGTCCAGCCGCGGGACGTCGCCGGCGAGGATGCGCGGGGCCAGGCCGATGACCTGGGCCTGGCGCGCGGCCAACGTCAGGAGCCGCTTGCCGCCCCCGCCGAGGAAGAACGGCGGATGCGGCTGCTGCACCGGCGTCGGGATGTCGTCGAGGTCGGTGATCGTGTAGTACTCGCCGTCGAAGGAGAACGCGCCGTCGCCGAAGCTGCCCTTGATGATCGCGATCGCCTCGGCCAGCTTCTTGATCCGCACCCCGACCGGCTCGAAGGGGATGCCGATCGCGTCGTACTCCGGCTTGTTCCAGCCGGCGCCGATCCCGATGTCCAGCCGGCCGTCCGAGAGCCGGTCGAGCGTGGCCAGCTCCTGGGCCAGCACCGCCGGATGCCGCAGGCTGTTGTTGAGCACGAAGGTGCCCACGCGCAGCCGCTCGGTCACCGCCGCCACCTGCGCCAGCGGCAGCAGGGGCGCCAGGCCCATGAGGTGGTCCGGGATGACGAAGCCGGAGCAGCCCATCGCCTCCGCCTTGCGGGCGAAGGGGATGAGGTCGGAGTACCCGTCGTTGTCGCCGATGGTCGCCAGGAAGCGGAAGGGACGCATCCCACCATCTTTCTCGATGCCGGCGCTGTGTGGTGGGTTCACGGTCATGCGCCGGCCGCATCGATCGCCCGCGCGACGTCCTCGGCGCTCGGGGCGTCGGCGGCCCAGGCGATGTAGCCGTCGGGACGGACCAGGCGCACCGGTCCGCCGTCCGTCGCCGTCGCCGTCTTCACCCCGGCCTTCGCCGCGGGTTCGTGCAGGTACGCGGGCGCCACGAGCACGAATCCGCCGCCGCGCAGCGCTTCCAGCAGCCGGGACGGGGTGCCGGCCAGCGGCACGTCGCCGGCCCGATGACCGGTCAGCGGATGCGCGCCGTGCGGTGCGGCGTAGGAGATCCACAGTCCCGACAAGGCGAAACCGAGCCTCCGGTTCACCGCCGGCCGCGCCAGGGCGAAGTGCATCGCCAGGTTCCGGGCCTTGCGCGCCGGAGTGGCCTTGATCTGCGCCGCCCGCAGCAGCCGCCCTGATCCCTTGACCACCGCGCTGCCGACCGGATAGCGCTCGGCCTCATAGCTGTCCAGCAGTGCCTCGTCGGCGCGGCCCCGCAGGACCGCGACCAGCTTCCACGCCAGGTTCGCCGCGTCCAGCAGCCCGGTGTTCATCCCCTGCCCGCCGGCCGGGCTGTGCGTGTGCGCGGCGTCGCCGGCCAGGAAGACCCGGCCGACGCGGTAGTGCTCGGCCTGCCGCTCGTCGCTGTGGAAGCGGCTGGACCAGCGCGGCTCCCCCATGCCGAAGTCCGTCCCGAGCGTCTCGCGCAGGATCTCGCGCACCTCGCCGAGCTCGACCGGCTCGGTCTCGGCCTTGGCGTGCTTCTGGTCCCAGCAGATGATCCGGTGGTAGCCGTCCTTGAACGGGGCCACGAAGGCGAACTTGTCGCCGTCGGTGTTCGTCGCGATGCGGGTCTCCGGCGGCTGCGACAGCTTGGCGTCCACCAGCATCACCGAGGCCACCACGGTGTGGCCGGGGAACTCCACGCCCAGCAGCGAGCGCACCGAGCTGCGGCTCCCGTCGGTGCCGACGACGTACGCGGCGCGCTCCTCCCGCGAGCCGGACCCGTCGCGGATGGTCACGGTCACGCCGTCCGCGTCCTGCCGCAGACCCACGACCTCGGACTCGTACCGGATCTCGACGCCGAGCCGCTCCAGCCGCTCGTGCAGCACCGCCTCGGTCTCGTACTGCGGCACCACCAGCAGGTACGGGTAGGGCGTCGGCAGCTCGGAGACGTCCACCACCGCGGTGTCGAACAACCGCAGCGACTGGACCGGCGCGCCCCGCTCGATCAGCGGCGCGGCGATGTCCCTGGCGTCGAACGCCTCCAGGGTCGTGGCGTGCACGACCAGGGCGCGGCTCAGGTTGGACAGGCCGGGACGCCGGCGCTCCAGCAGCGTCACCGGGATCCCGGCCTCGGCCAGGTCGCCGGCCAGCAGCATCCCGGTGGGACCGGCGCCGACCACGACCACGCCGCGACTATCAATATCCTTAGTTAAAGTCTCTGGCACGCCACGGAACGTAGCGTCCGCAAGCGCTTGGCGTCCAGAGTCCGGACACCCCAAGATCGCCCGGCGCGCGAACCGGGGCCCGCCGGGACGGCCGTGCGGCCGTCGTCGCGGCGGACCCCGGTCAGCGGATCCGAACTCTCTGCCCCGGGCGGCCTCAGGTCGCCAGGCGCATCGTCGCGCCCCAGGAGGAGTTCATCCGCATGTCCAGTTCGCGGACCGACCGCGTGTCATCGAAGGTGTCCATCTTGCGGCGCACGTTGTAGATCCGGTCCCAGCCGATGCCGTACCAGTGCTTGTCCAGGTTGACCAGGGCCCGCTCCAGCGTGGTGCAGGCCTGCTCGATCTCCTTGGTGCGCACGTGGATGTCGGCCATGTCGGCCAGCACGATCGTGCGCTGCTTGGCCTCGTTGGGCTTGAGCGCCATCAGCGAGCACAGCAGCGCCTCCTGCGCCAGCTCCGGGCTGCCGCCGTTGATGTGGCAGAAGCCCTTGAAGCCGTTCAGGCGGGTGGCGTCGAAGTAGTCCAGCCATTCGGGGTCCGGGACGGTGGAGCGGTCGGCGTCCGACAGCGCCTCCTCGGCCCGGCCGATCAGGTCGACCGCGCGCTTCTGGTCGCCCAGGCGGGCCTCGATCTCGGCGTCCACGGCGTGCAGCCAGGAGCGCTGGACGGCGCTGACACCGCGCGCGGCGTGCGCGTAGGCGGCGCGCATCAGGTCGCGGGACTCGCCGGCCTTGCCGTCCCAGGCCGGGATGAAGGCCAGGTGGGCCAGGATCGCCGAGCCCAGCTGGTGGTCGTCGGCCTCGCGCGCGGCGACCAGGGCGTTGCGGTAGTGCATGCGGGCCGGCTCGGCCTTCTTCAGGTCGAAGAACGCCAGCCGGGCGGCCAGCAGCGAGGCCTCGGCCAGCGAGCCGGCCAGCCGGGAGCGCTGGGCCTGCGGGCCGGTGCCGCTCAGCAGCGCCGCCCCGAGTTGGGCGTGCGCGACGGCCGGGGAGTACATGCGGGCCGGGGGGACTGTGTAATACAGCGATCGCTGTTGACTGGTGATGAATTCATAACCGTCCACCATCTGCCGGTCGAACGGGACCGCGCGGCCGGCCGGGTCGGCGGCGGCCGGCAGCCGGTCGGGGGCTTCTGCCCCGTACGCGGTGCTCTCACCCGCCCCGGCCACGGTCAGCGCCGCGGCGGCGCTGGCGACGAATTCTCGGCGCTTCACTGGGTCGTGCCCTCCAGATCGGTCGGCGGGCCGCGTGCGGCACAGCCCTGCCATCCGTCCGTGTTGCGTGGCTCCCCCAGCTGCACCGTCGTCCTCGGACTCACTTACCGGAGCACGCCCAGTAGCGGCGGTCGGTGGCTGTGACGACTCCGGCCGCGGCGCCCACGGCACCGACCATCCGACCTGGAATCCCATCTGCGCGACGGAGACGCCGAAGACCTCTTCGAGAACCCGCTGGTACGCCGGGAGCGGACACGGCGGATCCTCACTCTCCCACCGGCGGACCTGCCGGACGGAAAGTGACAGCACCTTACCAAGCGCGCGGGAGGCTTTCTCGAACTCCGCGGCGAATTCCGCCTGCGTCCAGTGCCGAGACAGCCGCAAGGCCTTCAGTGCCGTGTTGCCTGCCGGCTTCCTACCCGGGGAAGAGCTTGGATCCACCTGCATGGCAGAACCCTTCGGTCCATGCGCCTGGAGCGCCCGGCCCCGCGCCGACCGCAGCCCGATCCGGCGGCGGCCTGGTGGCCGGCCGTCGCAGAGGGCTGGTTCAGACGTTAGACCCGAACAAGCCTCCAATGGTAGTACAACCACCCGAAAGGACTATGGCGAATACCTGCGAAAGCCGGGATCAGCCTGATCAGCGCCCTGCGTCGAAGCGCCGGTTTTGCTAAAAAATCTCCTTCTCCCACGCCCCGCCGCGCCCCTTGCGGCACCGCGGCCTGCGACATTCCCTCCCGGCGCCGAAGCGGTACCGACGGCGACACCCCTGCCGCCAAGTGGCCTATCCCCCCGTCGATAACATCCTGTGAAGAATTCTCAGCCTCTCAAGGTTTATCCCACCCCGCCGCCGCGAACCCTTCCAGGCCGCCAGACCGCCTTCCCGAGTGAATCCGCCGATGCGCGTGCAACCGCCCGTGCAGGTGCCGTGACCACCCGGCCGCGCACCGTCCATCGAAACGAGCTGAGAAGAAATCGCCTCGTTCGGCGGGAACACCAGGCCCCCGTGATCCGTTACACCCGTAACCCGGCATTGCCGCTGACGGCAGCCAGCTGAGGGGCGGTGCGAACCGCCGGGTGGATCACGGCAGGTGCGCGGAGTTCAATTGGAGGGGGTGAGCCGGATCATGGCTCAGCAGACCACGGTGCGAGGAGCCGTCGGACCGATACCGGTCCGGTCGTCGTCGGCACGGACGGCGGCCCGGATCCCGCCGATCGCCGAGCTCAAGCTCGGTTGGCAGGAGCGCGGACTGTGCCAGTCCGGGGACGCGACGGTCTTCTTCGCGCCGGATTCGGAACGGATCCGCGAACGGGAGAAGCGTGAGACGGCCGCCAAGCGGGTGTGCGACGACTGTCCGGTCCGCCAGCAGTGCCTGGAGCACGCGCTGGCGCTGCCGGAGCAGTTCGGCATCTGGGGCGGACTGACCGAGGTGGAACGGGCGGAGGAGGCCCGCCGCCGCCGCGGTGCCGCGACCGGCGCGCGTCCGGTGGTGGTGCCGATCCGGATCGGCACGCAGCGCGACCGGGGATTCGCCGACGCACAGGCGGCCACCAGGGAGGGGACCGAAGTGGCGGCGTGAGAGCCGCCGGAAAGCCTTACCGCACAACAGCAGCCACCGTACGGAACAAGCGCCGGGCGGGCCGGGGAGGCCTGCCCGGCGCTTGGTTTTCCCGCACCCGCGGCGCGCTGGCGGAAAACCGTCGCGGCGGACATTCAGGGAAATCGCGGTGCCGGCGAAGAACAGCGCAGCGGACGCCGACGTCCGGCATCCGCCGCGGCGGCCCCGGATCCCCCGCACCTGCTGAGTGGGCCTATGCGTGACGGATAGACGGAAACCCGCACCGGAGAACGCATATCCTGGAGCGCCGGCCCGCATTCCGATCGCCCTTCCCGGAAAATGCCGGAAGCCCTCCGGCGAAAGTCATTCGGCGGCGCCGATCGCATAACACGCGACGGCCGCGGCGGCCGCGACATTCAACGAATCCACTCCGGCCGCCATGGGAATTCTGACCCGCATATCGGCGGCGGCCAGAGCCGGATCGGACAGGCCGTCGCCCTCGGTCCCCAGCAGCAGCGCCACCTTGTCCTGCGGACCGAACCGCAGGTCCCGCACGTCGATCGCGGTCGGGCCCGGCGTCAGCGCGATGGTGCGGAAACCGTGCTCGGCCAGCGTCGCCAGGCCGCCGGGCCAGGAGTCCAGCCGCGCGTAGGGCAGCGCGAACACCGTCCCCATCGACACCCGGACCGAGCGGCGGTACAACGGGTCCGCGCAGCTCGGCGTCAGCACCGCGGCGTCCATCCCGAGCGCCGCCGCGCTGCGGAAGATCGCGCCGAGATTGGTGTGGTTGACGATGTCCTCCATGACCACGACGCGCTTGGCCCGCGCCAGCACACTCCCGGCGTCCAGGACCGGGGTGCGCTGCATCGAGGCCAGGGCGCCGCGGTGGACGTGGAAGCCGGTCACCGCCTCCAGCAGCGGCTCGCTGCCGACGTACACCGGGGCGTCCACCGCGTCGATCAGCGGCCGCATCGCCTGGACCCACTTCGGCGACAGCAGCGTCGAGCGCATCGGGTAGCCGGCGGCCAGCGCGCGGCGGATCACCTTCTCCCCCTCGGCCAGGAACAGGCCCTCGGCGGGTTCGCGGACCTTGCGCAGCTCGACGTCGGTGAGGCCGGAGTAATCATGCAGCCGCGGGTCGGACGGGTCGGTGACTTCGATCAGTTCTCCCACGATGCTGCATCCTGCCGCATCCGGGGCCCTCAGCCGGAATCGCGCGGGAGCAGCCCGTCGCGCAGCAGCGCCCAGACGTTCGCGAAGGACTCGTCGACCTCCGGCCGGACCCACGCCGCGCGCGCCGCCGGGTTGTGGAACTTGGCCATGGCGTCGAAGACCGCCAGCGCGGTCCGCCTCGGGTCCCGCGAGGCGATCTCGCCGCGCTCCACCCCCTCGGCGACCACCCTGGTCAGCTGCTCGACGACGAAGTCGATGTGCGCGACGACCGGGGTGCGCGCGTCCTCGGCCAGCTCGGCGAACGCCGCGAAGAACTCCGGGTCGTCCTGCGCCCGGGTCCACTTCGTCTCCGCCAGCGTCCACAGCAGCAGCCGGATCCGCTCGGGGGCCTGCCCCGCGCCGTCGGCGACGGCCGCGAGCGCCGGGTGCATCCGCTGGAGCCAGCGGTCCACCACGGCGTCCCGCAGGTCCGCCTTGGTCGGGAAGTGCCGGTACACCGAGCCGTGGCTGACCCCGAGCGCCCGCGCGACGTCGACCACGCTGGTCTTGGCCGGGCCGAAGCGGCGCAGGGTCTCCTCCGCCGCTTCCAGGATGCGCTCGGATGTCAGGGGCCCGCCTGGTGTGCTGGTACTCACCGCTGAACTCTATTTCTCCGAGTCGAGGTGGGCCATCTGCTCGGCGGCGTACCGGGTGCCGGCGGCCGATCCGGCGGGC carries:
- a CDS encoding TIGR03621 family F420-dependent LLM class oxidoreductase, translated to MRPFRFLATIGDNDGYSDLIPFARKAEAMGCSGFVIPDHLMGLAPLLPLAQVAAVTERLRVGTFVLNNSLRHPAVLAQELATLDRLSDGRLDIGIGAGWNKPEYDAIGIPFEPVGVRIKKLAEAIAIIKGSFGDGAFSFDGEYYTITDLDDIPTPVQQPHPPFFLGGGGKRLLTLAARQAQVIGLAPRILAGDVPRLDAPSITAAATEEKIGWIREAAGERFAEIELNTYPTGGPTVITSEPRAEAQRRADRIREKTGVELTVEEILESPHTYIGSAKELTAKFLELRERFGISSFLIDDLDALAPVVEALAGQ
- a CDS encoding FAD-dependent monooxygenase, whose product is MVVVGAGPTGMLLAGDLAEAGIPVTLLERRRPGLSNLSRALVVHATTLEAFDARDIAAPLIERGAPVQSLRLFDTAVVDVSELPTPYPYLLVVPQYETEAVLHERLERLGVEIRYESEVVGLRQDADGVTVTIRDGSGSREERAAYVVGTDGSRSSVRSLLGVEFPGHTVVASVMLVDAKLSQPPETRIATNTDGDKFAFVAPFKDGYHRIICWDQKHAKAETEPVELGEVREILRETLGTDFGMGEPRWSSRFHSDERQAEHYRVGRVFLAGDAAHTHSPAGGQGMNTGLLDAANLAWKLVAVLRGRADEALLDSYEAERYPVGSAVVKGSGRLLRAAQIKATPARKARNLAMHFALARPAVNRRLGFALSGLWISYAAPHGAHPLTGHRAGDVPLAGTPSRLLEALRGGGFVLVAPAYLHEPAAKAGVKTATATDGGPVRLVRPDGYIAWAADAPSAEDVARAIDAAGA
- a CDS encoding transcriptional regulator codes for the protein MKRREFVASAAAALTVAGAGESTAYGAEAPDRLPAAADPAGRAVPFDRQMVDGYEFITSQQRSLYYTVPPARMYSPAVAHAQLGAALLSGTGPQAQRSRLAGSLAEASLLAARLAFFDLKKAEPARMHYRNALVAAREADDHQLGSAILAHLAFIPAWDGKAGESRDLMRAAYAHAARGVSAVQRSWLHAVDAEIEARLGDQKRAVDLIGRAEEALSDADRSTVPDPEWLDYFDATRLNGFKGFCHINGGSPELAQEALLCSLMALKPNEAKQRTIVLADMADIHVRTKEIEQACTTLERALVNLDKHWYGIGWDRIYNVRRKMDTFDDTRSVRELDMRMNSSWGATMRLAT
- a CDS encoding WhiB family transcriptional regulator; this encodes MAQQTTVRGAVGPIPVRSSSARTAARIPPIAELKLGWQERGLCQSGDATVFFAPDSERIREREKRETAAKRVCDDCPVRQQCLEHALALPEQFGIWGGLTEVERAEEARRRRGAATGARPVVVPIRIGTQRDRGFADAQAATREGTEVAA
- a CDS encoding TrmH family RNA methyltransferase produces the protein MGELIEVTDPSDPRLHDYSGLTDVELRKVREPAEGLFLAEGEKVIRRALAAGYPMRSTLLSPKWVQAMRPLIDAVDAPVYVGSEPLLEAVTGFHVHRGALASMQRTPVLDAGSVLARAKRVVVMEDIVNHTNLGAIFRSAAALGMDAAVLTPSCADPLYRRSVRVSMGTVFALPYARLDSWPGGLATLAEHGFRTIALTPGPTAIDVRDLRFGPQDKVALLLGTEGDGLSDPALAAADMRVRIPMAAGVDSLNVAAAAAVACYAIGAAE
- a CDS encoding TetR family transcriptional regulator encodes the protein MSTSTPGGPLTSERILEAAEETLRRFGPAKTSVVDVARALGVSHGSVYRHFPTKADLRDAVVDRWLQRMHPALAAVADGAGQAPERIRLLLWTLAETKWTRAQDDPEFFAAFAELAEDARTPVVAHIDFVVEQLTRVVAEGVERGEIASRDPRRTALAVFDAMAKFHNPAARAAWVRPEVDESFANVWALLRDGLLPRDSG